Genomic window (Candidatus Bathyarchaeia archaeon):
TCCAAACGCCTAAAAAACGAGGCAATAGAGCTCAAAAAGCTTAGGGATGCAGCAAATGCTGAGGTTAAAAAGCTGAAGGAGCAGAAAGCCCAAATAAGGATGGAAATAGCCCAGAAAGTCAAGGAGCTCAAAAGCCTACAAAGCGAAATCAAAAGTTTGACGGCAAGAAAACCCTCAAAAAGCGCTAGCACCCTCCAAAAGGAAATCGAAGCCGTAGAATGGAAGATTCAGACAACCCCTTTAAGCCTTCAAGAGGAGAAGCAGCTCGTCGAAAAAGTCAAACAACTGGAAGCCCAGCTGAACATTCATAGAAGGATTGAACAGTTAAGCCTGAAAAGGCTTGAGCTGACAGCGGAACTCAAAGCCCTTGAGGCAAGGGTCAAAAGCATAAACGAGAAAATCATGAGTGAAGCTGGAAAGAGCCAGGCAATTCACGAAGAAATGATCAAAAAGCTTGAAGAGGCGAAAAAGCTTAAGGCCGAAGCTGAAAGCGTTCATAGGCTTTTTCTACAAGTGAAAGAGAAGACTTCGCCGATTAAAGAAGAAATGGAGAGAATAGTCGAGGAGATAAGGCGGCAAAAAGAGGAGATAGCCCTAGCGGAGGCGGAGGAACGGAGAAAAAGCGAGGAAAGTCTCCTAGAAAACATTGCAAAGCAGGCGTTAGAGAAGCTTAAGCGCGGCGAAAAGCTGACATGGGAAGAATTCAGAATATTAGCGGAGAAAGGTTTAGCATAAAATTAAAGTAGTCTCGTCCATTTATTGATTGGGAACAGAGAAAGATGAAGGAGAAAGCCGAGGAGAAAAGGATTCTTATTCTATGCGTTGACAGGGACGGGGATCTGGGCGCAAAGACGGAAATTAAGACACCGTTGATTGGTAGGGAGCAAAATCTCAACGCCGCTGTGGCTTTGGCGCTGAAGGATCCAGAGGAATCCGATGCAAACGCCATGTTTGAGGCTGTGCGCCTCTATGACCGCCTCGTCGGCGAAGCAAAACCGGAAGAAGTTTTTGAAATAGCCACTATATCAGGGTCGGAGTTAGGCGGTGTCGGCGCCGACAGAAAAATTGTGGCGGAGCTGAGCGATGTTTTGAAGGCTTTTCCTGCAAGCGAAGTGATTCTGGTTACTGATGGCTATTCAGATGAGGCTGTTTTACCCCTAATAGAGTCCAGGGTGCCTGTTTCCTCTGTTAGAAGGGTTGTTGTGAAGCACAGTGAATCCATCGAGGAAACGGCGGCTCTATTCACGAGATACCTCAAAATGATTCTGGAGAACCCCCGCTACTCCCGCATAGCGCTTGGGCTTCCAGGCATGCTTTTCCTAATTTTGGGCATACTTGCCATTTTTGGCTTGGTTCACTATTATTTGATGGCTTTTGTGATTGTTCTTGGAGCTTACATGTTTGTAAAGGGTTTTGGTGTTGATAAGCTGGTGAGGAGACTTTATGTTTGGGTGAAAGAGTACTCGCCTCCGCCTCTACCCGTGCAGATTTCAGCCTTCTCCACCCTTGCAGGTCTTCTATGCATGGGGATAGGCGTATATCTAGGCTTGGATGCTGTAACTGGTTCAGGTTTGGATTTTTCTAACTGGTTAGGTGTTTTACCCCAAGCCACGGGCATTTTTATCATGAACTCTAAGGATCTCATGGTTATAGGCGTGTGTTTGGCTTTAACTGGGAGGGCTATACGCTGGTACTTTGAGAGGGATGCCCGTCTTCTGCGTAACGCTGCCCTCATAGTTCTGATTGGATGGAGTAGGCAAATTCTTGAAGCCGCCTCGGGCATCCTAATTAACCCAAAAGTTGGCTATGAAGTGCTGATTTTCTCCATTGTGATCGGCATCTTGATAAGCATAGCCTCAATCCTTGTAATCCTCGTAATCCACAGGTCAGCCAGAGGATTCTTCAAGAAAACAGCAGCGGGGGAGCAAAAGGAGTTTGAGGAAAGCTAGAATCGCAGTGATAGGCGGAACAGGCTTCGAGAAGCTGTTCGCAAGCTTGGAAAAAATTGTGGCTGGAACGCCGTATGGCATCCCCCCACCAATATTCATGGGAGAGATAAACGACAAGAACGTTGTCTTCCTCCCAAGACACGGTCCAGAACACACGGTGCCACCTCACAAGGTAAACTATAGAGCCAACATCTATGCGCTGCACCAGCTTGGAGTTGAAAGGATTCTGGCGGTAAATGCCGTCGGCGCCATAAACAGGGATTTCAAGCCCGGCGATATTGTTGTCCCCCACGACTTCGCCGACTTCACAAAACAGAGACCCATGACCTTTTACGATGGACCGCCTGTCACCCACGTTGACTTGTCCCAGCCATACTGTCCAGAATTGCGTGAAAAGTTAATCCATTGTGCTGAAGGGCTTGGTTTGAAGGTGTGGAATCGCGCTGTGCTTGTTTGCACTGAGGGACCCCGTTTTGAAACTCCGGCGGAGATTGAAATGTTTAGGAGGCTTGGCTTCGACATTGTTGGCATGACGGGGGTTCCGGAGGCGGTTTTGGCCAGAGAGTTAGAAATCTGTTATGCAGCGGTCTGTTTTGTCTCGAACATGGCTGCCGGCATGCAGGAGCACCTAACGCCTAAGGAGGTTTATGAAGTGTCCATGAAGGTTCAGCCGAAGATTGAGCAACTTTTAATTGAAACCATTAAGGCTTTACCAGCGGAGCGCGAAGGCAAATGCCCATGCGCAAAAGCCTTGAAGAATGCGAGGATTAAGTGATGCTTAAGACGCTTCTCTCGGTTATAGGCGCCTACAAACTTTACGAGAAGTGGTTATGGCACCAGGTGAAAAACCACGAGAAGCCGGAGCACATAGCGATAATTTTGGATGGAAACAGAAGATGGGCTTCGGAGAAGGATCTCCCACCATGGCTCGGCCACAAGGAAGGCGCCGAGAAGGTCGAACAACTCCTAGATTGGTGCCTGAAACTCAACGTCAAATCCATAACACTTTACGCCTTTTCGACGGAAAACTTCCGCCGCCCAAAAAGGGAAGTTGAGGAAATAATGAGGCTTGCCGCCGAAAAGCTCCAGAAGATTTTGAGGGATGAGAGAATCCACAAAAACAGGGTGCGCGTAAAAGTGATCGGCAGGAAGCACTTGCTCCCCGAAGACCTCCAGAAACTCATTGATGAAGTGGAACAAGCCACCCAAAACTATGACAAGCACTTTTTAAACATCGCCTTCGCCTATGGCGGAAGAGCTGAAATAGTGGACGCAGCGAGGAAAATCGCTGAAAAAGTGCAAAGGGAAGGGTTGAAGCCAGAAGATGTCGACGAAGAACTCTTTGAGAGGTTCCTGTACACGTCGCACCTGCCAAAACAGGACCCGGACTTGATTATCAGGACCTCGGGCGAGGAGCGATTAAGCGGCTTCCTCCTTTGGCAGTCAGCCTACAGCGAACTCTGCTTCCTAGATGTATATTGGCCAGATTTCCGTTTCATTGACTTGCTGAGGGCTGTGCGCACATTCCAAAAGCGTAAGAGGCGATTTGGCGCCTAGCCATTTCAGGCTCTTTTCTTGGCGCTAACTATTGAGATCACGTCCCTATCCTTAAGGATGTAGTCTTCGCCAACCCTTTTGCGTTCTCTAGCCTCAACAGCATAGATGAAGCTTTCGCCGAGCTCAGTATGGATTAGGTAGGCGAGTTCTCGGGCTGTTGTTCCATGGGGCACCAGATAGGCGTCCGGCAGAACCCGCCCATGATGGTCGGACATGTGCTCCAAATCCTCCACGGGATAAACCACAATCATGTTCAGGAGCTTGAAGTAGGCCATGTTTATTGCATCCTGAACCCCTGTAGAGCCATATTTGAGCAGAATCTTTTCTCTTATGGTTTCCAGCGCTTTAAGCTGGCTTTCAGTAAGCTTTTCGGGATGGTTTATTTTGAAGTTGCAGTCTCCAGGCCTATAGTCTATAAATTTTTTCTCGGCGGCTCTTCGAAGGGCAAGTTCCGCCTCGGCGCAGCATGGCACCACAATGTAATTTAGCTTCTTGAGCCTTTCAAGGTTTTCCTCGGCCGGAGGCACATCAATCTTGTTTGCAGCTATAAGCATGGGCTTGGCAATACGCCTTAACGTGTCGATAAAACGGAGGAAATCCTCCTCACTCCAAGATGTGGGCTTTTCAGCGTTTAGCCCCGTCCGCCTTATAGCCTCAAAAATGTGGACTCTTCTGATGGCTAGGCCGCTGAGCCTCTCCTCGAGAATCGATAGGAGATCTTTGGCTTCAGATTCAGCGGTCCTAGCGATCTTAGGCCAGTCCCTCTTTAGGATGCTGGCCATCCACATGGTTAACTCCCGCTCTAGAAACTTCACATCCTCCACCGGGTCGTGCTCGCCGGGCTTGCATATTCTCCCCTCAGAATCCGTTCCGCCAGAGGCATCTACAACATGGATGAGCACATCAGCCTTTCTAATCTCGTCTAAAAACTGGTTGCCCAGACCTCTGCCCTGCCAGGCGTCTGGCACGAGCCCCGCGCAGTCTATAAACTCCACGGGGATAAGCCTAACACCGTCGAGGCATAGGGAGTTCACAGGGTTATCTTGGACTCCAAACTCCCTACAGACACAAGGCGTTCTCACATAGCCAACTCCACGGTTAGGCTTAATGGTTGTGAAGGGATAATTCGCTATCTCAGCGGGAGCCAGCGTCGCAGCACTGAAAAACGTGGATTTTCCAACGTTGGGCTTCCCAACTATCCCAAGGAGCCTGGAATATGGCATTAAACCACACGCTTCATTTCAAAATGGTCATTGAACATTATATGAGTTATGCTGCTGAAGAGAACGTGAACAGCGCCTTACGAGAGATACAAAAATCGCAGCCAGAATCAAGCTTATGCCAATGTAAAGGATAAAGGTCTTGACAACAACGATCCAAGCGCACTTCAACGCCTCATCAGCCTTATCAAGGGCCTTGAAGGCTTCGTTTAGGGCTGTTTTTGAGCCTGTCTCCCAAGAATCCACAGCCCTTTGAATGCAAATCTTGCTCTCCAAAACTTTCAATTCAACCGCTTCAACCTCCGATGGGAATAAAATCTTGCCGCCTAAAATTTTTCCAAGCAAAACTCCAAGCTCCACCGGCTTTATTCTCTGAACAGCTTGGGAAATCGCCTCAACAAATTGACCATCAGGAAATCCGCCCACAGACATTGGCGACAATCGAACTGATTGTTTATCCTTGGGCTTCTTGCCGGCCGTCTGGTTGAAAAGGTAGTTGGCGTATGGTATTTCGGGTATACTCTGAATAGAGCTTAAATGCCTATGATCTATTTGACCGAACATGCGCCAAGCCGCATCAACGGGTATCCACCCATAATCTTCAAGGTAGTATTCAGCCCACATGTGCCCATCCTCCACTACGCCGCTATCGTGGTGAAAGGCGAAACCGGCTTGGATGCGGGCAGGTATCCCAGCAGCCCTGCACAAGGCCACGAAGAGGTATGAGTACTCGGAGCAGTCGCCTACGCCGTTCTCCAGCGCCCAGAGGGCGCCTTTCTCCTCCTTCTGAACCTCATACTTCAGATGTTCAACCACAAAATTGTAGATCAACAGGGCTTTCACATGGGAGTTTGCTTCTCCACCGACTATTTCACGGGCAGCATTAACAATTTTGGGATTATCTGACTCGATGAGTTGCTCCGGCTGGGTGTATCGCTTATACAACTCGGATTCTACATTGTACTCCACAAGCCTACTAGCATTTATCGTGTACTTGACGCTGAAGGATAGAATGAGATATGTCAGCTCCACGTTGAAGGCGGCTTCCGGATTTATTGTTATGTCGCTCCAGTACAGGTAAATGTTTCCGGAATCATAATTCAGAAGGGTTGGACCATGAAACATGCCGCCACTCGCTGAAACACTGCGGAGCACGGCATAGTGACGACCCGTCTGGTTTTTAACAAGCGGAACTATCAGTTTACCACCCCTTATTGGAGTTTGCCAAGGATTTGTTATCTGAATTGTATGCTTGAGTTCTCCAACAAAGACACCTTCAACCTCATACTTCAGAAAATCATTGGAGCTTGAAAAGACTAATTGAAGGATTAAGCATGCAACGGCTAAAGCCACCGCAACGGCTAGGAGTTGACTTTTCATACGCTCCCTCTAGACAAGTTTGATGGAATAATATAAAAGCATCTAAGCCATAAAGAAGGTTAAACTTGTGGAACATGGTGGTGATGGCAACGTCTACTATTGACATTTCCAAGGAAAAGCTTATTGAAATGTATAGGATGATGGTTAAAATCCGCCTCTTCGAGGATAAGGTTTTCGAGTTATACGCCCAGAATCTTGTTCCCGGAACAATACACCTCTACACTGGGCAAGAGGCTGTTGCAGTCGGCGTTTGCAGCGCCTTGAGGAAAGATGACTACATAACAAGCACCCATAGGGGGCACGGCCACTGCATAGCAAAGGGTGCAGACGTTAAACGGGTTATGGCTGAAATCTTGGGGAAGAAAACTGGCTACTGCAAGGGTAAGGGCGGATCCATGCACATTGCCGACTTCAGCATAGGCATGCTCGGCGCAACAGCCGTTGTAGGCGCAGGTATACCCATAGCCGCCGGAGCCGGCTTATCCATAAAGCTTCGGGGAACAGATCAGGTTGTGGCATGTTTCTTCGGCGACGGAGCCTCAAATCAGGGGACATTCCACGAGGGCATCAACATGGCGGCTATATGGAGCCTTCCAGTCATATTTGTCTGCGAGAATAACCTGTACGCCATGGGAACCCGTGTTTCAATGGTTATGCTGATAGAAAACATCGCCGACAGAGCCGCCGCCTATGGGATTCCAGGGGTTGTTGTTGATGGAAATGATGTCCTAGCCGTTTATGAAGCCACACTTAGGGCGGCGGAGAGGGCGAGGAGGGGTGAAGGGCCAACCCTCATCGAATGTAAGACTTATAGGCATAGGGGGCACTCCCGTGTGGACCCAGCCAAATACAGGCCTAAAGAAGAGGTTGAGGCTTGGCTTGCCAGAGACCCTATAAAACGGTTCAGGGAGAAACTTTTGGGGTTGAATGTTTTAACAGAAGCGGAAATCCAGCAGATTGACAGGGAGGTGGCTGCTGAAATCGATGAAGCTGTTCGATATGCCATGGAGAGCCCCTACCCCGCACCAGAGGAAGCCTTGGAAGACGTTTACGCATGAAGGGGCGAGACAGCCATGAGAAGGATAACCTATCGGGAAGCGTTGCGTGAAGCCTTAAGAGAGGAAATGCGAAGGGACCCCACTGTTTTCCTTTTAGGCGAGGACATTGGCAGATACTGGGGTGGAGCCTTCAAGGTGACGGAGGGCTTAGCTGAAGAGTTCGGCGACGAGCGGGTTCGAGACACACCGATATCCGAGTCCGCCATAATTGGCGTGGCTGTGGGCGCAGCCATAACTGGAATGCGGCCCGTAGCCGAGATAATGTTTGGAGATTTAACCGCCCTAGCCATGGATCAGATAGCCAACCAAGCGGCGAAGCTTCGATATATGTTTGGCGGACAGGCAAAGGTGCCTCTTGTGATTAGGACTCCCTTCGGCGGTGGCGTGAACATTGCGGCACATCATTCACAATGCCTAGAAGCTTGGTTTATGCATGTTCCAGGATTGTATGTGGCTGTTCCATCAACGCCCTACGATGCGAAGGGCTTGCTGAAAAGCGCCATCCGTGGAAACAACCCGGTAATCTTCTGCGAACACAAATTGCTCTACCCCATTGAGGGAGAAGTTCCGGAGGAGGATTATACGATACCCTTCGGCGTGGCTGACATTAAAAGGGAGGGGGAAGACGTCACTGTTGTGGCAACCCTTTACATGGTTCACAAGGCACTGAAGGCTGCTGAAATCCTAGCCAGAGAGGGAATAAGCGTTGAAGTGGTTGACCCGAGAACTCTAACGCCCTTAGACAAGAAGACGATAATAAACTCGGTTAAGAAAACGGGTAGGCTTGTCGTCGTCAGCGAGGACTGCAAAACAGCAGGGGTAACTGCTGAAATAGCCGCCATTGTGGCTGAGGAAGCCATAGACTATCTGGATGCGCCTATTAAACGGGTTGCTGAGCCTGACACGCCCATACCCTTCAGTCCACCGTTAGAACAGTACGTGATTCCAGACGAGAAGGCGATAATCAGGGCTGTTAAGGAGATAGTTTAAATGGTTACGAAGGTTGTTATGCCTAAACTCAGCTTGACAATGAGGACTGGCAGCATTGGCAGATGGTATAAACGGGAAGGCGAAACCGTTGAAAAAGGTGAGCCAATAGTTGAGATTATTTCGGAGAAAGCCACCTATGACCTGGAGGCGCCCGCCTCAGGCATACTGCGAAAAATCCTCGTAAAAGAGGGAGAAGAAGCCCCCGTAGACGCGGTCATAGCCATAATAACCGCCCCAGACGAGCAGATTCCAACGGAGGAACTGGCAGTAAAGGCTCCGGAGGAAGCCGCCGAAATTAGAGAGCGGATTCCTGCCTCTCCAGCGGCGAAACGTTTGGCAAGGGAATATGGAATAGACTTATCCCTTGTCAAGGGCACGGGACCGGGAGGACGAATCGTCGAGGAGGATGTGAAGCGCTTTATTGAAGAGTCTAAGGGGATCATGCCCAAAGTCAAGGAGGTTATACCGTTAAGCGGTTATAAGAAAACCACGGCAGAGAGGGTTTCAGCAAGCTTTAGGACCGCCCCCCACAGCACGGTGTTTATGAGCGTTGACTTTTCAAGAGCCATAGAGCTTCATGAAAAGCTAAAGGTGTCCTATACAGCCATAATCGTGGCGGCTGTCGCCAAGGCTTTAACCGAAAATCCCATAATGAACTCGACGATGGATGGGGACAAAATCAAGGTTTTTGAGGACGTAAACGTGGGCGTGGCGGTGGCTACAGACCGCGGTCTAGTGGTTCCGGTGATCCGCAACGCTGACAAGAAGTCCCTGAAGGAAATAGACGAAATCCTAAACGATTTGGTGAAGAAAGCAAGAGAAGGTAGACTCGGAAGGGAAGAGGTTAGCGGTGGAACCTTCACAGTTTCAAACCTAGGCATGTATGATGTAGAATTCTTCACGCCTATAATCAATCCGCCTGAAGCAGCCATTCTAGGCGTTGGGAAAATCTTTGAAAAGCCAGTGATGCAGTCTGATGGGAAAGTAGCGTTCAAACAGACTGTTATGCTAAGCCTCTCTTATGATCATCGAATAGTGGACGGGGCGCCCGCAGCAGTATTCCTCCAAAAAGTGAAGTGGCACTTGGAAAACCCCAGCTTTTTGTAATTTTAGTCCTTTGGACTTTTAGCCGCAAACTCCAGTGCCTGAAGCATTCCCCAAGCAATCTCAAGAAGATTTATCATGATCATTAGGGCAAGTAGGGGTACAAATTCAACGGTGAAGGCCAAACCCTCAAGGTTTATGGTTAGGACTCCGCCGTGGGTTGCGTATGCCAAGTATACTATCAAGAAGAAGGCTCGAATGATCACTAGGATGTGCTGGTATATTGTGCCCTCGGCAAGTGCCATAGCGAAAGTGAAAAACAGTAAACCGCCAGCTAAAACCGAAAAGAGCTTGAAGTACTCCGGAAAACTCGCCAAAAGCATGGAAGTTAAAAACCACACTATAAGCCAGAAAACTGCATAGGCAGCTGTTTTAAGAAGGGCTTTGGCAACCCTTAAGCCAAGCCTTCGACGGTTTAAGCCATGTTGAAGTTCAAACTCGCTCATAACCGGATCATCCTCTCAAAAACCTCTAAATCAGCAAAAAATAGCCGGACATAGATGTCGCCAGTCATCTTTGACGGGTCAACCGCCACCTCAACAAATTCCATAAAAGATACGCCATAGGGAACATTCAAATCCATCGATGTCATGCCAACGGTTTCGCCTGCAGAATTGAATATGCCTACCGTGAGGAAACCACTTATTGAGAAAAAGGCATGATTGTTGAAGCTTATGTAAAAAGAGAGGACGTGACCTGTACTGTTATAGGTTTCACCATACACAGTTAAATTGTGGAAGGGTGCACCCCATTGGGTGGGAAAGACGCGGGCTATGCTGAAGGCGATGAGGTGAGCCACCTGGAAGCGGAGGGTCGCATTCACATTTAAATTTGCATCCTTTGTCAGGAGAGTTCGATCTTTTTGGAAGATTTCCCTGAAATTTGTTGTGAAAGTGCAGCTGGCGTTAACCATTTGTCCAGCCGGGATTTCGGGCAGGCTTGCTAACATGTCAGCGATGGCGACGTTTTCCTTCCATATCCTTATCTTTACGTTCGCCTCTGTAATGTCGTAGAAGCCCGTGTTGTTTATGTAGACGGGCATTGTTATGGATATATTTCCGTTGGAAAACGTGAAGGTGGGTTCTTGAACGCCGAGGTTTCTTCCCTCAGCCAATTTAAGCAGGGAAAGGGCAGCCGAGAATGGCAGGGTTAAAGTGATAATCCATAGGAGGATTATTATCCATCCAAGAGCCTTAATGGTTAACCGCAAGTCCTGCCCACCGCAAAGCCATGCCTAAGCTTTTTCCGCCGGCTTCTCCCCGGTTCTCACTGTCTGCGCTGCTGATTTGAATTCCTTGTAGAGCTGTATGCCCCTCATGGTTGCAATGGAGCCCGTCCAGCCCATAACTCCAAGGAACATCACCTTTATGACGGCTTCAGCTATGGGTCCAAGGATTTCCCCAAGGGCTTTTGAAAGATCTAGGCTTGTTGAAAGGCTGACGACCGAAGTGAGCATGAGGAAGGCCATGACGAAGGTGAAAATCAGCAACAGCAAGCCAACCACTATTAGAATGTAGGCCACCAGTTCCGGTCTCTCAATTTTCATTTATCAAAGCACCAACCATTTTTATGGCTCAATTCTTCTGCGAGGTTATATAAAAGCTATATGCAAACATGCGGAAACCATAAGCGTCAAAGCCTAAAACCGGGGGAGAGATGCGTGAAAGCAGCCGTTTACTATAGTCAAAGAGACATAAGGGTGGAGGAGGTTCCAACTCCGAAAATAGGGCGAGACGAAGTTCTGGTGGAGATGAGAGCATGCGGTATATGCGGCTCGGACCTAATGGACTGGTACTTGAAAAATCGGGCGCCGCTGGTTCTTGGACACGAGCCAACCGGCGTGATAGTTGAGAAGGGCGATGATGTTGAAGGCTTCGACATTGGCGACAGAGTCTTCGTCCACCATCACGTGGCATGCTTGAAATGCCACTACTGCCAGCGGGGAGACTTCACCCTTTGCGAGCAATTCCACAGGACAAATATTGTTCCGGGCGGGTTTGCGGAATACTTCAAGGTTCCAGCTCCAAACCTAAAACTGGACACGCTTAAGATTCCGGAAAATCTATCCTTCGAGGAGGCAACCCTCATAGAGCCGGTTGGATGCTGCATAAGAGCATTGAGGAAATGCGGAATCCAGAGCGGCGACACCGTGGCGATCATAGGCGCCGGGGCAACAGGCATAATTCACGTAGCCTTGTCGAAGATTTTCGGCGCCGAAAAGGTTATTGCATGCGATTTTGTTGAGCCTCGCCTTGAATATGCTGAAAGGTTCGGCGCGGACGTGGTGATCAACCCACAAAAAACAAGCCTAACCCGCGTGGTTATGGATGAAACCAGTGGCAGGGGCGTGGACTTGGCTGTTGTAACCGCGCCAAGCCTAGAAGCCTATAAGGCGGGTGTGGGCATACTCCGAAAGGGTGGAAAACTCTGCGTCTTTGCGCCTACGAGCCCCGGAGAATTTCTGGAGTTAAGCCCGAAAGAGCTCTTCTTCAATGAGTTGCAGATAATACCGTCTTATTCAACCTCGCATATCGAAACGAGGGAATCCCTAGAGTTGATTAAGACTGGAAAGTTGAGGGCTAGAGACTTGATTACACACCGCTTTCCCCTAGAAGAGGCTGCCAAAGCCTTTAAAACAGCCTTAGAGGATAAAAGAAGCCTAAAGGTTGTCGTGCTTGGTAAGGTGTAGCGGATGAAGGCTGCTATGCTTTATGGGATAAGGGACCTCCGAGTGGAGGATGTTGAGACGCCAAGGGTTGGAGCTGGCGAAGTTCTTGTTAGGGTTAGAGCCGCTACAACATGCGGCACAGACCTCAAAATTTTCCAGAGAGGCTACGTGGAGCGAGTGATAAAGCTTCCAACAGTTTTTGGCCATGAATGGGCTGGCGACGTGGTTGGAGTTGGCGAAGGCCTAGATTGGCCAAGAAAAGGCATGCGAGTTCGCGCCGGAAACAGTGCACCGTGCCTGCGGTGCTTCATGTGCCAGAAGGGCAAGTACAACCTCTGCGAGAACATGACTTGGCTTTGGGGCGCCTACGCCGAATACATAAAGGTTCCAGCCCACATGGTCCGCGTGAACATGCAGGAAATCCCATCGAATGTATCCTACGAGGAGGCAGCAATCACCGAGCCTCTGGCCTGCGTGCTCCACGGAATTGAGGAAGTTGGGGTTGGGCTGGGCGACTCGATAGCGATAATAGGCGCAGGCCCTATAGGGCTTCTTCATCTCTTGACAGCCAAGAAAGTGGGAGCTGAAAAAGTTATCATAGTGGATCTTGTGGAGGAAAGGTTAAACTTCGCTAAAAAACTCGGAGCTGATGAAACAGTAAACGCTGCAAGGGAAAATGTAGAAGAGAGAATTAAACAATTAACCAATGGATATGGAGCGGACATAGTTATCGAAGCCATAGGCAGACCGGAAACGTGGGAACAAGCCATAAAACTTGTGCGGAAAGGTGGAAAGGTCCTAGAGTTCGGCGGCTGCCCGCCCGGAACAGAGGTACGGGTCAACACGGAGCTTCTACATTATGGAGAAGTCACGGTTATGGGAACTTTCCATGCAACGCCCTTGCATTTCAGGAAAGCTCTAAACCTTATAGCTTCAAGAACCATAAACGTGGCGCCCCTAATCACGCGGAAGATGCCCCTAGAGAGGATTAAGGAAGCTTTTGAAATCCTTGCAACTTCAAAGAGTGAAATCAAGATAGCTATACAACCTTAAACATGGCTGGGCATAGGTTTTCACCAGAAAGGCTGTATGTAGTCTCTAACCCTAAATTTGACGCCCAGCCTTTTCGCAATCTCCTCTGCAGCTTGGATGTCAACTTCTGGAATCCGTACAACGGTCACCTCCACGTCCAAAAGTTTCTTGGCTTTTTCAATGA
Coding sequences:
- a CDS encoding DUF373 family protein → MKEKAEEKRILILCVDRDGDLGAKTEIKTPLIGREQNLNAAVALALKDPEESDANAMFEAVRLYDRLVGEAKPEEVFEIATISGSELGGVGADRKIVAELSDVLKAFPASEVILVTDGYSDEAVLPLIESRVPVSSVRRVVVKHSESIEETAALFTRYLKMILENPRYSRIALGLPGMLFLILGILAIFGLVHYYLMAFVIVLGAYMFVKGFGVDKLVRRLYVWVKEYSPPPLPVQISAFSTLAGLLCMGIGVYLGLDAVTGSGLDFSNWLGVLPQATGIFIMNSKDLMVIGVCLALTGRAIRWYFERDARLLRNAALIVLIGWSRQILEAASGILINPKVGYEVLIFSIVIGILISIASILVILVIHRSARGFFKKTAAGEQKEFEES
- the mtnP gene encoding S-methyl-5'-thioadenosine phosphorylase; protein product: MRKARIAVIGGTGFEKLFASLEKIVAGTPYGIPPPIFMGEINDKNVVFLPRHGPEHTVPPHKVNYRANIYALHQLGVERILAVNAVGAINRDFKPGDIVVPHDFADFTKQRPMTFYDGPPVTHVDLSQPYCPELREKLIHCAEGLGLKVWNRAVLVCTEGPRFETPAEIEMFRRLGFDIVGMTGVPEAVLARELEICYAAVCFVSNMAAGMQEHLTPKEVYEVSMKVQPKIEQLLIETIKALPAEREGKCPCAKALKNARIK
- the uppS gene encoding polyprenyl diphosphate synthase, which translates into the protein MLKTLLSVIGAYKLYEKWLWHQVKNHEKPEHIAIILDGNRRWASEKDLPPWLGHKEGAEKVEQLLDWCLKLNVKSITLYAFSTENFRRPKREVEEIMRLAAEKLQKILRDERIHKNRVRVKVIGRKHLLPEDLQKLIDEVEQATQNYDKHFLNIAFAYGGRAEIVDAARKIAEKVQREGLKPEDVDEELFERFLYTSHLPKQDPDLIIRTSGEERLSGFLLWQSAYSELCFLDVYWPDFRFIDLLRAVRTFQKRKRRFGA
- a CDS encoding redox-regulated ATPase YchF, giving the protein MPYSRLLGIVGKPNVGKSTFFSAATLAPAEIANYPFTTIKPNRGVGYVRTPCVCREFGVQDNPVNSLCLDGVRLIPVEFIDCAGLVPDAWQGRGLGNQFLDEIRKADVLIHVVDASGGTDSEGRICKPGEHDPVEDVKFLERELTMWMASILKRDWPKIARTAESEAKDLLSILEERLSGLAIRRVHIFEAIRRTGLNAEKPTSWSEEDFLRFIDTLRRIAKPMLIAANKIDVPPAEENLERLKKLNYIVVPCCAEAELALRRAAEKKFIDYRPGDCNFKINHPEKLTESQLKALETIREKILLKYGSTGVQDAINMAYFKLLNMIVVYPVEDLEHMSDHHGRVLPDAYLVPHGTTARELAYLIHTELGESFIYAVEARERKRVGEDYILKDRDVISIVSAKKRA
- a CDS encoding transglutaminase-like domain-containing protein, with product MKSQLLAVAVALAVACLILQLVFSSSNDFLKYEVEGVFVGELKHTIQITNPWQTPIRGGKLIVPLVKNQTGRHYAVLRSVSASGGMFHGPTLLNYDSGNIYLYWSDITINPEAAFNVELTYLILSFSVKYTINASRLVEYNVESELYKRYTQPEQLIESDNPKIVNAAREIVGGEANSHVKALLIYNFVVEHLKYEVQKEEKGALWALENGVGDCSEYSYLFVALCRAAGIPARIQAGFAFHHDSGVVEDGHMWAEYYLEDYGWIPVDAAWRMFGQIDHRHLSSIQSIPEIPYANYLFNQTAGKKPKDKQSVRLSPMSVGGFPDGQFVEAISQAVQRIKPVELGVLLGKILGGKILFPSEVEAVELKVLESKICIQRAVDSWETGSKTALNEAFKALDKADEALKCAWIVVVKTFILYIGISLILAAIFVSLVRRCSRSLQQHNSYNVQ
- the pdhA gene encoding pyruvate dehydrogenase (acetyl-transferring) E1 component subunit alpha, producing the protein MDISKEKLIEMYRMMVKIRLFEDKVFELYAQNLVPGTIHLYTGQEAVAVGVCSALRKDDYITSTHRGHGHCIAKGADVKRVMAEILGKKTGYCKGKGGSMHIADFSIGMLGATAVVGAGIPIAAGAGLSIKLRGTDQVVACFFGDGASNQGTFHEGINMAAIWSLPVIFVCENNLYAMGTRVSMVMLIENIADRAAAYGIPGVVVDGNDVLAVYEATLRAAERARRGEGPTLIECKTYRHRGHSRVDPAKYRPKEEVEAWLARDPIKRFREKLLGLNVLTEAEIQQIDREVAAEIDEAVRYAMESPYPAPEEALEDVYA
- a CDS encoding alpha-ketoacid dehydrogenase subunit beta; the protein is MRRITYREALREALREEMRRDPTVFLLGEDIGRYWGGAFKVTEGLAEEFGDERVRDTPISESAIIGVAVGAAITGMRPVAEIMFGDLTALAMDQIANQAAKLRYMFGGQAKVPLVIRTPFGGGVNIAAHHSQCLEAWFMHVPGLYVAVPSTPYDAKGLLKSAIRGNNPVIFCEHKLLYPIEGEVPEEDYTIPFGVADIKREGEDVTVVATLYMVHKALKAAEILAREGISVEVVDPRTLTPLDKKTIINSVKKTGRLVVVSEDCKTAGVTAEIAAIVAEEAIDYLDAPIKRVAEPDTPIPFSPPLEQYVIPDEKAIIRAVKEIV